A genomic region of Palaemon carinicauda isolate YSFRI2023 chromosome 22, ASM3689809v2, whole genome shotgun sequence contains the following coding sequences:
- the LOC137616061 gene encoding protein hairy-like, with protein sequence MGVQQQPALVNKSKTTKPMSEARKIRKPLMERKRRERINTCLNDLAALLVDAKMVKSEPGKPTKLEKADILELTVKHIKSFKSQDDNPSQLKAETEDKKASSYKDGFTKCMGMVDQTLGKAGKEALRQRLLSHLKNCLKTLDPPTKEPTPESNSSLTVASEEALESDTSETDGSVTSSDSETEREDDKKIDSQRVETEAKETPPRITLVPTRLPSGGMAFVIQGSIDPSLLLPQNDNSSKDVIDNKAASPPPSTATCDSSTSPATPLSRPDYIPTPSTSSATPPPCAFSPVTTSYIPSPQPSADNYSHAQSSSTCQSSAVKPVHNEYPVVHTYHTAPPCAPSAVYPEFQCPSSTPYNVLCTSTPPAPTYCSPESPNQEDHSSSNGLHVPTTSYHILNVPSQPHSIPHHPAFSRHSHNPPTPPPSISPQNILPVHQYQHYQPVSSEEDMDTDGLSEEEVDIDVENDVPYDLSMRRIWRFW encoded by the exons ATGGGCGTACAGCAGCAACCTGCCCTCGTCAACAAATCCAAGACGACCAAACCCATGAGTGAAGCTAGGAAG ATAAGGAAACCGCTAATGGAGCGTAAGCGGCGGGAGCGTATTAACACCTGTCTGAACGACTTGGCGGCGCTGCTTGTGGATGCCAAGATGGTCAAGAGTGAACCGGGAAAGCCCACCAAATTGGAGAAGGCTGACATCCTGGAACTCACCGTCAAGCACATCAAGTCCTTCAAATCGCAGGACGATAATCCTTCTCAGCTGAAAGCCGAGACAGAAGATAAGAAAGCAAGCAGCTACAAAGATGGATTCACCAAGTGTATGGGCATGGTCGACCAGACTCTCGGAAAAGCCGGTAAAGAGGCTTTGCGACAGCGCCTTTTGTCTCACCTGAAGAACTGCCTCAAGACATTGGATCCACCCACCAAGGAACCCACTCCCGAGTCAAATTCTTCCTTAACCGTGGCGTCTGAAGAAGCACTAGAGTCAGATACATCGGAAACCGACGGCAGTGTTACTTCAAGTGATTCTGAAACCGAGAGGGAGGATGATAAGAAGATTGATTCTCAGAGGGTAGAAACCGAAGCCAAAGAAACGCCCCCACGTATAACCCTGGTGCCAACACGCCTTCCCTCGGGTGGGATGGCCTTTGTTATCCAGGGAAGCATCGATCCAAGTCTACTTCTACCTCAAAATGATAACAGCTCCAAAGACGTCATCGATAACAAAGCAGCCTCTCCCCCGCCCTCAACTGCGACTTGTGATTCATCTACCTCACCGGCAACGCCCCTTTCGCGGCCGGATTACATTCCAACGCCTTCTACTAGTTCGGCGACCCCACCGCCCTGTGCTTTTTCACCTGTCACAACTTCGTACATTCCATCGCCGCAGCCTTCTGCTGATAATTACTCTCACGCACAGAGTTCTTCGACCTGCCAATCATCAGCGGTCAAACCTGTACACAATGAATACCCAGTTGTTCATACTTACCATACTGCGCCCCCTTGTGCTCCTAGTGCTGTGTACCCAGAATTTCAGTGTCCATCATCCACTCCTTACAACGTATTATGCACAAGCACACCACCTGCGCCCACGTACTGCTCACCTGAATCCCCAAATCAGGAAGACCACTCTTCCTCCAACGGCCTTCATGTGCCTACCACATCATACCACATACTCAATGTTCCCTCACAACCCCATTCTATTCCTCACCATCCTGCCTTCTCACGTCACTCCCATAATCCTCCCACGCCCCCTCCAAGTATTTCTCCTCAAAATATCCTTCCAGTGCATCAATATCAGCATTACCAGCCAGTTTCGAGTGAGGAAGACATGGACACAGATGGATTGTCGGAGGAGGAAGTTGACATTGATGTGGAAAATGATGTTCCTTATGATCTGAGCATGAGACGGATCTGGCGGTTTTGGTGA